In Sebastes fasciatus isolate fSebFas1 chromosome 24, fSebFas1.pri, whole genome shotgun sequence, the following are encoded in one genomic region:
- the LOC141763100 gene encoding neuronal acetylcholine receptor subunit alpha-2-like isoform X1: MELRRDFSLTSVLYCCWICMYSVLAEDWTRVHTEDELFRSLFGSYSKWTRPARNITDVVIVKFGLSIAQLIDVDEKNQMMTTNVWLKQEWTDYKLQWSPSDFDNVTSIRVPSELIWVPDIVLYNNADGEFAVTHMTKAHLFHTGRVRWVPPAIYKSSCSIDVTFFPFDQQSCKMKFGSWTYDRAKIDLEPFENTVDLKDYWESGEWAIVNAVGTYNTKKYDCCHEIYPDITYYFVIRRLPLFYTINLIIPCLLISFLTVLVFYLPSDCGEKITLCISVLLSLTVFLLLITEIIPSTSLVIPLIGEYLLFTMIFVTLSIAITVFVLNVHHRSSVTHTMPRWVRRLFLTTVPRWLFMKRPEHGVRPVRRRHLTDKLIPVRTPGPSHSSSTWATQESDIDLHGYQGDDNGCHSSHQLDSLDAGDETHYCDLHGYKNTDNLVASRPRISPLSPPYPPSLGYIFLPQRHSSLSLDWDTPPVEHGSIESPSFLSPAVVSALEGVTYIAEHLRAEDADSSVKEDWKYVAMVVDRIFLWMFIIVCLLGTVGLFLPPWLSGMF; encoded by the exons ATGGAGCTGAGAAGAGATTTCAGCCTGACTTCAGTGCTTTACTGCTGCTGGATCTGCATGTACTCCG TGCTGGCTGAAGACTGGACTCGTGTTCACACTGAGGACGAGCTCTTCAGGAGCTTGTTTGGCAGCTACAGCAAGTGGACGCGTCCGGCGCGAAACATCACCGATGTGGTCATCGTCAAGTTCGGCCTCTCGATCGCACAGCTGATAGACGTG gatgagaaaaatcaGATGATGACGACCAATGTGTGGCTGAAACAG GAATGGACTGACTATAAGCTGCAGTGGAGTCCGTCCGACTTCGACAACGTGACGTCCATCAGAGTCCCTTCTGAGCTCATCTGGGTGCCGGACATCGTGCTGTATaacaa TGCAGACGGAGAGTTCGCCGTCACCCACATGACCAAGGCCCATCTCTTTCACACCGGTCGTGTCCGCTGGGTGCCCCCGGCCATCTACAAGTCCTCCTGCTCCATCGACGTCACCTTCTTCCCTTTCGACCAGCAGAGCTGCAAGATGAAGTTCGGCTCCTGGACGTACGACCGCGCCAAGATCGACCTGGAGCCCTTCGAGAACACAGTGGACCTGAAG GATTACTGGGAGAGCGGAGAGTGGGCAATAGTCAACGCCGTGGGCACCTACAACACCAAGAAATATGATTGCTGCCACGAGATCTACCCCGACATCACCTACTATTTTGTCATCCGCCGCCTCCCGTTGTTCTACACCATCAACCTCATTATCCCTTGCCTCCTCATCTCCTTCCTAACTGTTCTGGTCTTCTATCTCCCGTCCGACTGCGGCGAGAAGATCACGCTGTGTATCTCCGTGCTGCTGTCGCTCACCGTCTTCCTGCTTCTCATCACGGAGATCATCCCGTCCACGTCGCTGGTCATACCGCTGATCGGGGAGTATCTGCTCTTCACCATGATCTTCGTCACGCTGTCCATCGCCATCACCGTGTTTGTGCTGAACGTGCACCACCGCTCGTCGGTGACTCACACCATGCCGCGATGGGTTCGGAGGCTTTTCTTGACGACGGTGCCACGATGGTTGTTCATGAAGCGTCCAGAACATGGTGTCAGGCCTGTAAG GCGGCGCCACCTGACTGATAAACTCATCCCTGTCCGGACTCCAGGCCCCTCCCACAGCTCGTCCACCTGGGCCACTCAGGAGTCTGACATCGATCTCCATGGTTACCAGGGCGATGATAACGGTTGCCACAGCAGCCACCAGCTGGACTCCTTGGATGCTGGAGATGAAACTCACTACTGCGATCTCCACGGttacaaaaacacagataaTTTGGTAGCCAGTCGGCCGAGgatttctcccctctctcctccttacCCTCCATCTCTCGGCTACATTTTCCTCCCACAGAGACATTCCTCACTCAGCTTGGACTGGGACACCCCTCCTGTGGAGCATGGTTCAATCGAGAGCCCCTCTTTTCTGTCTCCTGCGGTGGTATCGGCCCTGGAGGGGGTGACATACATCGCAGAGCATCTCAGAGCCGAGGACGCAGACTCCTCG GTGAAGGAGGACTGGAAGTATGTCGCCATGGTTGTAGACCGGATCTTCCTGTGGATGTTCATTATTGTGTGTCTTCTGGGGACAGTCGGACTCTTCCTGCCTCCGTGGCTATCTGGGATGTTTTAG
- the LOC141763100 gene encoding neuronal acetylcholine receptor subunit alpha-2-like isoform X2, translated as MGLIYQSELNYGQYGVMSMADYHQLIYRASDGEFAVTHMTKAHLFHTGRVRWVPPAIYKSSCSIDVTFFPFDQQSCKMKFGSWTYDRAKIDLEPFENTVDLKDYWESGEWAIVNAVGTYNTKKYDCCHEIYPDITYYFVIRRLPLFYTINLIIPCLLISFLTVLVFYLPSDCGEKITLCISVLLSLTVFLLLITEIIPSTSLVIPLIGEYLLFTMIFVTLSIAITVFVLNVHHRSSVTHTMPRWVRRLFLTTVPRWLFMKRPEHGVRPVRRRHLTDKLIPVRTPGPSHSSSTWATQESDIDLHGYQGDDNGCHSSHQLDSLDAGDETHYCDLHGYKNTDNLVASRPRISPLSPPYPPSLGYIFLPQRHSSLSLDWDTPPVEHGSIESPSFLSPAVVSALEGVTYIAEHLRAEDADSSVKEDWKYVAMVVDRIFLWMFIIVCLLGTVGLFLPPWLSGMF; from the exons ATGGGATTAATTTATCAGTCTGAATTGAATTACGGCCAATACGGCGTGATGTCCATGGCGGACTATCACCAGCTCATCTACCGAGCTTCAG ACGGAGAGTTCGCCGTCACCCACATGACCAAGGCCCATCTCTTTCACACCGGTCGTGTCCGCTGGGTGCCCCCGGCCATCTACAAGTCCTCCTGCTCCATCGACGTCACCTTCTTCCCTTTCGACCAGCAGAGCTGCAAGATGAAGTTCGGCTCCTGGACGTACGACCGCGCCAAGATCGACCTGGAGCCCTTCGAGAACACAGTGGACCTGAAG GATTACTGGGAGAGCGGAGAGTGGGCAATAGTCAACGCCGTGGGCACCTACAACACCAAGAAATATGATTGCTGCCACGAGATCTACCCCGACATCACCTACTATTTTGTCATCCGCCGCCTCCCGTTGTTCTACACCATCAACCTCATTATCCCTTGCCTCCTCATCTCCTTCCTAACTGTTCTGGTCTTCTATCTCCCGTCCGACTGCGGCGAGAAGATCACGCTGTGTATCTCCGTGCTGCTGTCGCTCACCGTCTTCCTGCTTCTCATCACGGAGATCATCCCGTCCACGTCGCTGGTCATACCGCTGATCGGGGAGTATCTGCTCTTCACCATGATCTTCGTCACGCTGTCCATCGCCATCACCGTGTTTGTGCTGAACGTGCACCACCGCTCGTCGGTGACTCACACCATGCCGCGATGGGTTCGGAGGCTTTTCTTGACGACGGTGCCACGATGGTTGTTCATGAAGCGTCCAGAACATGGTGTCAGGCCTGTAAG GCGGCGCCACCTGACTGATAAACTCATCCCTGTCCGGACTCCAGGCCCCTCCCACAGCTCGTCCACCTGGGCCACTCAGGAGTCTGACATCGATCTCCATGGTTACCAGGGCGATGATAACGGTTGCCACAGCAGCCACCAGCTGGACTCCTTGGATGCTGGAGATGAAACTCACTACTGCGATCTCCACGGttacaaaaacacagataaTTTGGTAGCCAGTCGGCCGAGgatttctcccctctctcctccttacCCTCCATCTCTCGGCTACATTTTCCTCCCACAGAGACATTCCTCACTCAGCTTGGACTGGGACACCCCTCCTGTGGAGCATGGTTCAATCGAGAGCCCCTCTTTTCTGTCTCCTGCGGTGGTATCGGCCCTGGAGGGGGTGACATACATCGCAGAGCATCTCAGAGCCGAGGACGCAGACTCCTCG GTGAAGGAGGACTGGAAGTATGTCGCCATGGTTGTAGACCGGATCTTCCTGTGGATGTTCATTATTGTGTGTCTTCTGGGGACAGTCGGACTCTTCCTGCCTCCGTGGCTATCTGGGATGTTTTAG
- the LOC141763100 gene encoding neuronal acetylcholine receptor subunit alpha-2-like isoform X3 translates to MELRRDFSLTSVLYCCWICMYSVLAEDWTRVHTEDELFRSLFGSYSKWTRPARNITDVVIVKFGLSIAQLIDVDEKNQMMTTNVWLKQEWTDYKLQWSPSDFDNVTSIRVPSELIWVPDIVLYNNADGEFAVTHMTKAHLFHTGRVRWVPPAIYKSSCSIDVTFFPFDQQSCKMKFGSWTYDRAKIDLEPFENTVDLKDYWESGEWAIVNAVGTYNTKKYDCCHEIYPDITYYFVIRRLPLFYTINLIIPCLLISFLTVLVFYLPSDCGEKITLCISVLLSLTVFLLLITEIIPSTSLVIPLIGEYLLFTMIFVTLSIAITVFVLNVHHRSSVTHTMPRWVRRLFLTTVPRWLFMKRPEHGVRPVRPLPQLVHLGHSGV, encoded by the exons ATGGAGCTGAGAAGAGATTTCAGCCTGACTTCAGTGCTTTACTGCTGCTGGATCTGCATGTACTCCG TGCTGGCTGAAGACTGGACTCGTGTTCACACTGAGGACGAGCTCTTCAGGAGCTTGTTTGGCAGCTACAGCAAGTGGACGCGTCCGGCGCGAAACATCACCGATGTGGTCATCGTCAAGTTCGGCCTCTCGATCGCACAGCTGATAGACGTG gatgagaaaaatcaGATGATGACGACCAATGTGTGGCTGAAACAG GAATGGACTGACTATAAGCTGCAGTGGAGTCCGTCCGACTTCGACAACGTGACGTCCATCAGAGTCCCTTCTGAGCTCATCTGGGTGCCGGACATCGTGCTGTATaacaa TGCAGACGGAGAGTTCGCCGTCACCCACATGACCAAGGCCCATCTCTTTCACACCGGTCGTGTCCGCTGGGTGCCCCCGGCCATCTACAAGTCCTCCTGCTCCATCGACGTCACCTTCTTCCCTTTCGACCAGCAGAGCTGCAAGATGAAGTTCGGCTCCTGGACGTACGACCGCGCCAAGATCGACCTGGAGCCCTTCGAGAACACAGTGGACCTGAAG GATTACTGGGAGAGCGGAGAGTGGGCAATAGTCAACGCCGTGGGCACCTACAACACCAAGAAATATGATTGCTGCCACGAGATCTACCCCGACATCACCTACTATTTTGTCATCCGCCGCCTCCCGTTGTTCTACACCATCAACCTCATTATCCCTTGCCTCCTCATCTCCTTCCTAACTGTTCTGGTCTTCTATCTCCCGTCCGACTGCGGCGAGAAGATCACGCTGTGTATCTCCGTGCTGCTGTCGCTCACCGTCTTCCTGCTTCTCATCACGGAGATCATCCCGTCCACGTCGCTGGTCATACCGCTGATCGGGGAGTATCTGCTCTTCACCATGATCTTCGTCACGCTGTCCATCGCCATCACCGTGTTTGTGCTGAACGTGCACCACCGCTCGTCGGTGACTCACACCATGCCGCGATGGGTTCGGAGGCTTTTCTTGACGACGGTGCCACGATGGTTGTTCATGAAGCGTCCAGAACATGGTGTCAGGCCTGTAAG GCCCCTCCCACAGCTCGTCCACCTGGGCCACTCAGGAGTCTGA
- the LOC141763308 gene encoding uromodulin-like, protein MNGRALCGDISRYRDDANSADPQAFCLDQYCSAHEFCGGTRCRCRALFASKYKPTNALGEPTVCTQSSATVTLAGCLMEDKGIDYSVLQLNDPNCKGHMDDQTHMVTFSYNSSNICGTEVTTNNSQIMYKNSIVTRNSSMHGVITCNDQIEINFSCFYTKPEIKSVSFTIKDSSVVQRIVSGVWNYTVMMNAYTDPGRMQLVGPSSKLKLNQKIWLELKTEGLDGNMVAIVTDSCWATSQPSPDSSLRYDLVIEGCPNPADQMVTMEGNGHGSSSCNLPALPDGAVPRTGPILCSGKQG, encoded by the exons ATGAATGGGAGGGCACTATGCGGCGACATATCACGTTACCGTGACGACGCCAATT ctgctgACCCTCAGGCCTTCTGTCTGGACCAGTACTGCAGTGCTCATGAGTTCTGCGGTGGAACCCGCTGCCGCTGTCGGGCCCTGTTTGCCTCCAAATACAAACCAACAAACGCCTTAG GTGAGCCGACAGTCTGCACGCAGAGCTCTGCCACTGTTACTCTGGCTGGATGTCTGATGGAGGACAAAGGCATCGACTACTCCGTCTTACAACTCAATGACCCCAACTGCAAAGGTCACATGGACGACCAGACCCACATGGTGACTTTCAGctacaacagcagcaacatctGTGGGACGGAGGTTACG ACAAACAACAGCCAAATCATGTACAAGAACAGCATCGTGACGAGGAACAGCTCCATGCACGGCGTCATCACCTGCAACGACCAAATTGAGatcaacttttcctgcttctaCACAAAGCCAGAAATCAAGAGTGTGTCCTTCACGATCAAAGACAG CTCTGTGGTGCAGAGGATTGTATCTGGAGTTTGGAATTACACTGTGATGATGAACGCCTACACCGACCCCGGCCGCATGCAGCTTGTCGGGCCGAGCTCTAAGCTCAAGCTTAACCAGAAGATCTGGCTGGAGCTGAAGACGGAGGGGCTGGACGGCAACATGGTTGCCATAGTGACCGACTCCTGCTGGGCAACCAGCCAGCCGTCACCTGATAGTAGTCTGCGATACGACCTCGTCATTGAAGG ATGCCCGAACCCCGCTGACCAGATGGTGACCATGGAGGGAAACGGACATGGATCGTCCAGC TGTAATCTACCTGCATTGCCAGATGGAGCTGTGCCCCGTACGGGACCCATCCTGTGCTCCGGTAAGCAGGGCTAG